AAGCTCTAAAAGAGCTGTAGGATAAGTTGCAGGAGCACAAGAATACCTGAGAATTGCTGCGTTAAAACCCTTAGCCAAAAATGTAAGTGCCATTGGTTCAGCTTCTCTGTCTGATGTATAAGCATATCCACCTCCGGGACATAAGAGGATAAGCGGACGCTTTGAGAGTTTTATCTCTTTTGATTTCTCCTGAATATATACAGTAAGTTTTGCTCCTTCCAAAGAGCCTTCTTCTTTTATCAGAAATTCTTTATAAAACATTTATAACCCCCATGTTCAAGTTTATTTCTCATTCTACTAAAATATAAGGTGTATCAATGCATTTTGCAATATTTTCAAATTAAGTGTTGACATTTTATATTGTGTGCAATATAATTTAACTAAATCAAAACATTGTAACTAATTTAATTGCACATATATTATTTATGGAGGTCCAAAATGGGATTTTATGATTATTCTGTAACTGATGCTCAGGGAAACGAAGTTTCTATGGCTGATTTCAAGGGCAAGGTAGTTCTTGTTGTTAACACTGCTACAGGTTGTGGCTTCACACCTCATTACAAGGATATCGAGGCTATGTATGAGCAGTATCATGATCAGGGTCTTGAGGTTCTTGATATCCCTTGTAACCAGTTCGCTGGACAGACTCCTGGTACAGACGATGAGATTCATGAGTTCTGCCAGCTTCATTACAATACTAAGTTCCCTCAGATGACTAAGTCAGAGGTTAACGGTGAGGGTCAGCTTCCTCTTTACAAGTTCCTCAAGGAGCAGAAGGGCTTTGAAGGTTTCGGCAAGGGACCTGCAGCTCTTGCTATGAGTGTTATGCTCAAGAAGATTGATAAAGATTACAAGAATAATCCTGATATTAAGTGGAACTTCACTAAGTTCGTTGTAGATCGTGAGGGTAATGTTGTAGCCCGCTTCGAGCCTACAGAAGACATGAAAAAGGTTGCAGAGTGTGTAGCATCTCTTATCTAATCTCCATAAGATTTGCGTAATTGCGATGCAGCAAAACACCCATTATATATTTAGAAACGGCTGAGCAGTGTTAAACTGTTCAGCCGTTTTGATCATTATCTTATAGTTTCAGCTTAGAAAGTCCGGCCTTTCTAAGTTCGATTGCCGCCATAAGAAAAGCTCCCTGTCCTACAATATTGATTCCTTCTGCAATCCAGTTCCAGTAGGCTTTATCAAAATCTTTGGAAGCAAGATACCCCATACAAAGTGAACACACAAAATCAATTACCAGCAATACTATTATTGAAGGCCTTTTAAGCTTATGCGCAAGGACTCCAAGACTGTAGCATATCATGGCAAGTCCCACGATCATGAAACTGACCATAATAGCTGTCCCTTTAAATAGCACGGGCGGTACAACACACATGGCAGCATTTTCTACCTGCTTGTATGAGAGCATGCCTATAAGCCCTAACCCTGAAAGCAAAAAGCCAATAGAAATAACCGGAAAATACAAATTATTGAGTGCTTCAAAATCGCATATATTTGCTGCATATAACAATTTATAAAGAGCTTTCGAGACTCCTGCAAAAACTACATCCATAGTCCCTGTAGAAAAAAGAGCAAAAGCCCCTTTACTCATTTTGAAATACAGATCCCTCTGCAGTTTAACTGCAGCGACCGCGAATAATATGACCGGAATGAAATCTGCCAGAGCCATAATAACGGTGTAATCCTTCATATACCCCTCCAACAAATACCTTTTTCTAAAAAGACCTTACTTCCCCACTTTATTCAGATGATAAATAGGCAAAAATGGAATAATGATCGGAGTCTTATTCGCATAATCTATGTATTCCTGATTGTTGCCATAGTGCCCAAGCTGTCTCTTTTCCAGCCTCTGTGCTCCGTTAAACATAATGTAGACAATAGCAACATAGGCAATTATTGCCATGAGCCACTGGCCAATTCCTGTATAAGTTGTAACCCCGCTAATAAATACTCCTGTCCAGAAAATTATCTCCCCAAGATAATTTGGACATCTGACAATTTTATAAAGGCCCTCAGTAGCTACCATGTTAGGATTTATTTTTTTCTGAGCAGATTTCTGCTTGTCAGAAGCTGATTCAAGGATAAGCCCGCACACTGAAATTACCATACCAATCACAGGAAGGATCACATCCTTAGACTCATTTGCATATCTGTAGAACATAGGGCTTACCTGAATAGTATAAAGAACTGCTGAAAAAAGCCATATTGCTATGCTGACAAATACTGGTATTTTCTTACTTGCACCGATTTCCCCATTAAACGTTTTCCTGTATGCGGCGCTTTTTATTTCTCTATACAAAAGAAATCCAGATAATCTGGCTCCATATGCGATAAAGAGGATCATCTGTAAAATGCAGAGCCACAATA
The sequence above is a segment of the Butyrivibrio proteoclasticus B316 genome. Coding sequences within it:
- a CDS encoding glutathione peroxidase, which codes for MGFYDYSVTDAQGNEVSMADFKGKVVLVVNTATGCGFTPHYKDIEAMYEQYHDQGLEVLDIPCNQFAGQTPGTDDEIHEFCQLHYNTKFPQMTKSEVNGEGQLPLYKFLKEQKGFEGFGKGPAALAMSVMLKKIDKDYKNNPDIKWNFTKFVVDREGNVVARFEPTEDMKKVAECVASLI
- a CDS encoding DUF1295 domain-containing protein; the encoded protein is MLHLDSLLIICLVCLVLCAVGFYKYIYFLSIGYGFAIAGGGICAFIIALKNGWTQGVLWLCILQMILFIAYGARLSGFLLYREIKSAAYRKTFNGEIGASKKIPVFVSIAIWLFSAVLYTIQVSPMFYRYANESKDVILPVIGMVISVCGLILESASDKQKSAQKKINPNMVATEGLYKIVRCPNYLGEIIFWTGVFISGVTTYTGIGQWLMAIIAYVAIVYIMFNGAQRLEKRQLGHYGNNQEYIDYANKTPIIIPFLPIYHLNKVGK